Genomic DNA from Triticum dicoccoides isolate Atlit2015 ecotype Zavitan chromosome 4B, WEW_v2.0, whole genome shotgun sequence:
CTTCCCTATCCTAAGTCTACTAGTGTGTCTCATGCCCCATTACAATTGATCTTCagcgatgtatggggtcatgctcgAGATTCTTTTGGTCGAAAAAAAGATTATGTTAGCTTCATTGATGATTAAAGCAAGTTCACATGAATTTATTTGCTTAAGTATAAATCTGAAGTCTTTTCCATCTTCCAAGAGTTTCAGAAGCTAGTTGAGCGTCACTTTGATAGGAAAATTATTtcagtccaaagtgactggggaggggagtatgaaaaACGCAACTCCTTCTTCCGTAGCATTGGGATCACTCATTATGTGTCTTGCCCTCATGCTCATCAGCAAAACGGTTCTGCTGAACGCAAACACCGTCATATCGTCGAAGTTGGTCTATCCCTATTAGCTCATGCATCTATGCCTCTCAAGTATTGGGATGAGGCCTTCATCACAGCTACATATCTTATCAACTGTCTTCCCAGTAAGGTCGTTGGCAATTCAACTCCTTTAGAACGATTGTATCATCAAAAACCAGACTACAACTCCCTCAAAAAAATTGGGTGTGCATGTTACCCCAACCTACGTCCATACAATCGCCACAAATTAGATTTTCGCTCCACACAATGTGTGTTTATTGGGTACAGTAACCTTCATAAATGATATAAATGCCTTGAACCATCTACTGGACACATATATATCTCCCGTGTTGTTATCTTTGATGAAACATTATTCCCCTTTTCACTACTTCATCCCAATGCTGGCGCCTTGCTTCGTGCAGAAATTGCACTCCTACCAGACTATTCTATACATCCTGATCACGGGGGTGAATTAAATGATCATGATCATGTGCAAAACTCCACAGAAAACTGCGTCTCTAATGGCTCTTGTACAGATTCTACTCGTCATTTTATTTGTACACAGGACAAACCAGGCGCGGTATCCGAGGATGATCCGGTTGTCAGCGCGTGATCCCAGGCAGATCCGCGGCAACATGAAGCGCAGGACGGCACGCGATCCCATGTAGATTTGCCCCTGGCGGTCGACAGCGACAACGGCCCAGACGCGGGTCCAAGCGCGGACCCGGGCGCGCCACGCCAAGCCGACTAGGTGGGTCACGCGGGTCCAGGCGCGGGCCCTGGCGCGGGTCCAGGCACGTCACGCCAAGCCGACCGAGCGGGCCACAACGGACTAGGTGCGGGCGTGGGCCCTAGCACGAATCCTGGCGCCTCACACCAATCCTTGCCTGCGCGATCCGAGGCGGCTGTCGAGCGCGGCACGGGAGGGAGCGACTCCCCGGCTACCACGTCGTGTGGGGGTCCGCTGGTCGATCCGATGCGCCGCCAGGACGAGGAGCTACGCGCATCTTCCTCGGATCAGGAGCCTCACCAACCTAGATCTTCTGTGGACGACGCTGAAGCTGCTGGATCTCCTGTGCCGCAGCCAACAGTAGCCGGTTTTGTGGCTCCTTCACCCCCTCGTCGACACACCAGGTCTCGGTCAGGTATCGTCAAAGAAAAACAATATAGTGATGGTACAATAAAGTATAATCCGACTAAGCGTGCTTTCCTTGCCACTACTGGTGAACCTATCAATTTGCATGATGCACTTGCTAGCAAGAATTGGAAGGAAGCCATGGATAATGAGTATAATGCACTCATAAAAAATCAGACCTGGTATCTAGTACCACCGCAACGTGGTGCTAACATAATTGATTGTAAGTGGGTATACAAGATCAAAAGGAAATCTGATGGTAGTATAGACATGTACAAGGCAAGGTTGGTTGCAAAAGGTTTTAAGCAAATGTTTGGAATTGATTATGATGATACCTTTAGTCCTGTGGTTAAAGCAACTACCATTCGCCTTGTTTTGTCCATTGCTATTTCCAGAGGATGAAGCTTacgacagctagatgttcagaatgcgtttcttcatggtgttcttgaggaagaagtgttcatgcggcaacCACCAGGTTATGAAAGTCATAGCACACCACATTATGTATGTAAGTTGGATAAAGCATTATATGGACTTAAGCAGGCTCCAAGAGCATGGTATTCTAGGTTGAGCATGAAGTTACAACATCTTGGGTTCACACCATCCAAAGCAGATACATCCTTGTTCTTTTATAGCAAAGGCAATATCACTGTTtttgtgcttgtttatgttgatgatataattgttgctagtttAAGTCAAGAGGCCACAACTTCTTTGCTTAATGATTTAAAACTTGAATTTTCTCTCAAGGATCTAGGTGATCTTCACTATTTTCTTGGCATAGAAGTAAAGCAAGTCAGAGATGGcatacttctctcacaagaaaaatatACAGCTGATGTTCTAAAGAGGGTGGTATTAGAGAATTGCAAACCTGTCAGCACACCAATTTCCACCTCAGAAAAACTTACAATTGATAGTGGAGAAGCTCTTGGTCCAGAAGATGCAACAAATTATAGAAGTGTTGTTGGTGCTTTGCAACATTTAACACTTACACGTCCAGATATTTCTTACTCGGTGAACAAGGTATGTTAATATTTGCATGCTCCTAGAACTACTCATTGGACAACAGTTAAGAGAATCCTAAGGTATCTTCAGTATTCTCAAGGACTTGGACTTCAGATTGTCAAGTCCTCTTCCTTGCTTGTTACTGCATATTCTGATGCGGACTGGGCAGGGTGTGCTGATGATAGAAGATCCACTGGTGGTTTTGCTGTGTTTCTGGGATCTAATcttgtgtcatggagtgcaagGAAGCAAGCTACTGTCTCAAGGTCAAGTACAGAGGCTGAATATAAGTTATTAGCAAATGCCACAGCTGAAGTAATGTGGATACAAACATTACTCTATGAGCTTGGAATTAAAGCTCCGAAGGCTGCACGATTatggtgtgacaatattggtgcaacttATCTGTCAGCAAATCCTGTCTTCCATGCACGAACAAAACATATTGAGGTGGACTTTCAttttgtcagagagagagagagtagcttgAAAGCTACTTGAGATACGGTTCATTCCTACATGGGATCAACTTGCAGATGGGTTTACTAAACCCTTGACCGAGAGAAGACTGGATGAGTTCAAGTACAATCTCAACCTTAGCAAGGCttgaggtttagattgagggggagtgttagaattATTGTATAGGTATAGGAGAGGTGTGTTTAAACTTGTATCTATCTCTTCTTCTCTTTATCCCTTGTAATGACCTCTCCTGGTCGATCTCCGTCGATCTCCTCCTCTCTCGATCTTCTCTGTAACTTGTCAACCAAGGCTTTGCCTCAATATATACAACGCGGCCCGAGATCGATCTTCTCTGTAACTTGTCAACCAAGACTTTGCCTCAATATATACAACgcggcccgagacaaagggttctacgcttcccaaaCTACTTTACAGCTCTCTCCCTATATATACACAGCATGAACGAACGAGTATGTATAGTCATGCGTGCAGGAGCTTGCATTCATCATATACTACTACTGTACTAGTATATGATATGTCCGGCTTGTTTATTCTTCTTCTGGAGCCAGAAGAAGTTAATTAAGCTGTCTGCGAAAGGTGTCGcattatcatcatcatcttcaATACCCGCCCTTTGTCTCGTAGGAGGTGTCGGGCTTCCAGCCCTCGGGGATGACGTTCTCGGCGACGGTCTTAGTGCCGCCctcggtggtgtagcggatgaagaAGGGGCCAATGAGCTTGTGGGGGGTGTCGATCCTCCACACGGCTCCTCACGACTCCTTGAGCTCGATCCACTTGTCCTCGCCCTTCTGCTTGATGTCCACGCCCACCACGTCGCCATCGCCTTGGAAGAACTTGATCACCAGCGCCATGTAGTTGGGGTTGGAGGACTTCTCCACGTGGAAGTTCACCTTTGTGCTCGGCGGGTACTTGCACTTGACGCGCTGGAACTTGATCTCCACCTcgtcggcgtcgcgcagcttctgctcCTCGCCCTTCTTGGCCATGGAGCCGAAGGCGTGGCCAGAGAGGTCGAAGTGGTAGGGGGCGATGGGCTCCTCGTTCTTGTCAGTGATGGTGACGGTGGTGGGCTCGCCGGAGCAGGCCTCGGGCTTGCCGGCGGGTGCACTGTTTCCTTCTTGAAAGCGTCGCTTTTGGAGAATTTGGACACCGGGTGCTGCCTTCCCGATGGTTTGTTTTGCAGCTACATGGTTTTGATCACCATAGCAGgatcttttgttttcttcttcttcttcttctttttcttttttgttgtaGGGTTGTGTGCATCCGTAATGTCTGTAGAACATTTTATTGTTGCAGAGACTGGATGTAATCGGTATCTTtgcgatattaatatattcccaTTGGCGAAAATGGAGACCATCCAGCGACCTAATTAAGTGGTCTCCAAGTGAGCTATAGTGCTACCCTGTTGTTTAGGTGTGGCAATTCAGTTtttgagaagagaagaagaaaaataaggggCTAGCTCGAGCCCGTTGTGACCATCTTTCATGGGATTTtttaaagaaaagaaaacataatTAATGTGTGCATATCAATTTCTTTTAATAAGACATGTTTACAATCATGAGCAAGTTTAGATACATCAAACAAGAAATTATTAGTTGTCCACGCTCTTTCCCTATAGTAAATGAATGAATAAGTATACTCATGCTCTCATCGCATCATATGTGTATGATATATGTGCGGCTGGTTTATTCTTCTTCTGGAGCCAAAAggagttagttaattaattaagcaCGCTGCCGGAAGGTGTGgttcgcatcatcatcatcatcatcttcagtaCCCGCCCTTGGCCTCGTAGGAGGTGTCGGCCTTCCAGCCCTTGGGGATGACGTCCTCGACGACGGTCTTGGTGCCGCCCTCGGTGGTGTAGCGGACGGAGAAGGGGCCGATGAGCTTGTGGGGGGTGTCGATCCTCCACACGGCTCCCCACGACTCGTTGAGCTCGGTCCACTTGTCCTCGCCCTTCTGCTTGATGTCTACGCCCACCACGTCGCCGTCGCGTTGGAGGAACTTGATCACCAGGGCCAGGTAGTTTTCGTTGGAGGACTTCTCCACGTGGAAGTTGACCTTGGTGCCCGGCGGGTACTTGCACTTGACGCGCCGGAACTTGATCTCCACCtcgccggcgtcgcgcagcttctgctcCTCGCCCTTCTTGGCCATGGAGCCGAAGGCGTGGCCGGAGAGGTCGAAGTGGTAGGGGGCGACGGGCTCCTCGTTCTTGTCGGTGATGGTGACCATGGTGGGCTCGCCGGAGCAAGCCTCGGGCTTGGTGCACTTGAGCTCAAAGCAGGAGCCGCAGCCGCGGCCGTCCTTGAAGATGGGGATGTTGCCGCAGGAGGTCATGCCGTGGAAGGGGGCCTTGTCCACCTCCTTGTACCCGCAGGCGCCGCCGTTGTCCTTGGGCCCGGCGCCCGTCGGCTTGCCGTACCACGTGGTCTTGGCGTCCAGCCACTTGTTGCCGTAGCTCGCAGGCGACGCCGTGATGTTGGGGCCAGGGGGAACCTTGGGGATGCCGTGCGCGCCGCACACCACCGCGGCCACCACCGCCGCAACCAGCAgcaccgacgaggaagaagaagccaTCTTCTCTTCTCTTGAACTGTTCCTTGTTGCCGCTGTGCCTCTTCTTGCTTGCTGCCCTGCTTTTATAGGGCAGACCAGAAGAGGGGGCAGCAAACGGGGGGAGGATGATCCGGCGATGTCGGTGGTGAGCTTGTCCGTGCATGTATCTgcggctcgccgtcatcgtcggagGTGCATCCTCTTCCtgaccgaagccacctatgtttagaATGTCTCAACTCTAAACATTTGTGCATGCATGGTGAAGGTGCAAGTTATCAAAAGGACATGAAAATGTCAGCAAAATCACAAGCGCGAGAGGCTTGAGCGAAGCATTTGTCCTGTCACGAGTGTTGTCATACACCAACGTTTGGACATGAAAatgtagtaataataataatactatGGCGGCCGTCACGTTGCTCATTCCGTTGTTGCAACAGAAGATAGTTGAACTAGATCACAGCCGTTAGACAGGTGTTGTAGCGACGCATGATTTTCCTGTATTTTAACAAGAATTCCAAACTAATAATGCGGGAGTAATGAGTATTTTTCTTGTTAATGGGACAACGCGGGAGCAGTGTGATGGTTCTAAGAAAAGTCAGCTGCAGGACCAATCTAAtttcagttttgctagaactcatttagatgagatgtaatttggtctcattcaacttttatagccattggatgtgatgctataagatgtgtATGTGCTGACGTGGATTGTATCTGTTCTTGTTtttaaagtgaatgagaccaaattatatctcatctagataagTTCTAGGTACTTCCATCTAATTTACGATGGCACATCTATTATGCACTTCTGATTTGTCAACTAATGTTAAGTATTTTGTTGCCCCCTTTGATTTTCTTCTGTTATAAATCGACCTATTGGCTGAGCTTGGTTACCATTTCAAGTTAAACCAATACCTACAATGCAAGCATGCAACATGGAAACATTCTCCCTCAGTCTGTCCTCATAACTGCATGTAACCAGCTGTCAACTTGACTGACAGGTTCTGGAGGTGGGAAAgctgttttttttgttttgaaaataaagacgtaccccggcctctgcatcataatgatgcatgcagccatcttattaaaagtTCACAGAGTATCACAAAGTCGCCAAAGTATTACAGCTCGTAAGTGgagcacaaaataaaaaataaatcaaaGTTCATGCTGACAATCACAACCGGAATGGCAATAAGATGGATAAGCTCgctagactcctatcctgttatgcgaccgtcatccgaaccggttgaatatagcctGTGCTACCATTTCccactggttgcacccagtaaccatagGCTCCTTGGATTTCATAGGAGTAAGTAAGGACCACGCACGGATCCAAGCGATAGCTATGAAGATGACCTCCAAGAAAGTTAAATTGTGTTGTCTGTTAAATATCAAATCATTCTGACAATTCCATATAGCCCACAAGAGcacacatattccaatccgaatacgagccgcCGTAGTATGTTCGACCCCAGTTAACCACATTCCAAACAACGATGCAATGTCAACTAGAGGGATAATGTTGAAGGCTATATGAATCATTCTCCAAAGCAATTTGGCTAGTGGGCATTCAAgaaataaatgttgtattgtttcatcatgatcacaaaagcAACATCATGGACTACCTACCCATCGCTTCTTGATTAAGTTGTCCTTTGTAAGAATTACttgtttgtggacaaaccacataaaaaatTTAGTGCGCAAAGGAACCTTAATCTTCCAAATATGCAACGATCTCGAGACTGGGCCAGAATTAATCAAATCCATGTAGAAAGATTTTACCGTAAAAATCCCGTTCTTAGATAGTTTCCATTCCGTGGAGTCCGATTGGTCGGAGAGTTGGACATCTATCAATCTCCGAACCAGGTGCATCCATGCATTCCATCGCTCACCAACTAGTGCTCGTCTGAATTGAATATTTAAGgggattgtcgtggaattgtcacgtcagatgtcctagtgaaagaacttagtcgtggagccatcgcaactaggaagcttaaaggagtTAATCGGAACAAAGgatacgaggtttatactggttcggccccttacggtgaaggtaaaagcctacgatccagttttgggtgggattgcttatgactcgATAACTAGGGAGCGGAATtggttgacctagctctcgatatgatgttacttgccctgaaccgccgccgggtcatccctttatatacagaggtcgacgcccccagcgctcacagagtcccggacggctcataaacagtgtccggctcagtctcttaactattcttgccttacaatacaagtcacgtacatatggcggtttatcactatgggccttaagtcgcctctaggctttgggcccttaactgaaccgccatcttcaaccttggtcttgggcttcaagaatacttgtaggtataacccggcccctcctgggcgggtcacaccaataattatatccccaacattaggccccagattgatttggactggttcatgtcaatcttcaacactttaaGAAAAAATCTTCTGCCCTTTACTTATGAAATTTTcgtaacccaccatgacgtcatcctctggatttATGGTAACCTGCCATGGCGTCACCTGCCATAAATGCACATTTTGTTCAATGTATCCCAAGGGATCTTTATCTTGATGACCATCCCGAAAATCAAGGCgtccttgtagttggataacttATCTTTTCGGCCACCTCGTTTTTCGCACTCTTTTAGTggtccttccttataaatagacccgactaggtctttcttcattcttccctttcttcatcttcttcctctcgccccctactattgctcgagctctgccgccgccgcagcgcacCTTCGTCTTCGTTGACTTTGGCCGTTGCATCAACCTGAATccgtccagagaacggcggcgcccCTCTGTGACAGATCTACCGCTGTAAGTTTTCCCCTTTCCGCATCTTAGATCCACGCTAGGGTTAGCGAGTTCCTCTGTACAGTTCGTAGTTCATCTCAGTTTTTCGTGTTTTCTTCTGCCGTGGCTTCTTTTGATCCAACAGTAGCATAGGGCCCAGTTCTTTTCAGGCAAGATTCTACAAAATCAGGATTCTGGAAAATTCTCCCAGaatcagcttctcccagaatctgtCGTCGAGTTCTTTTCAGAGATTGTAGTTTGAGATTCTAGAACCTATTGTGTGTTGAAATGTCTGTACTACCCATAGACAGAATTTGTTTGATGAAATGTTAATACTTTGTTGTTTCTAACCATAACGAAAGTGAATTAAGAATGCCATAAAAAGTACTAAATATTACAATAGATTTAAAGTTTTTTCCATTACAGAAAGTCCATAACCGTGAGTGTAGGCATCGAACTTTGAGGGACGGGGCTGAGGGACGGGGTGGACTGAGGGGCGAGGAGGAGCTGAGGAGGGAAGCTggccggcgggggcggcgacggcctGGCGGGGAGGGTGGGGGAATAATCCTAGCTGCTGCCGCNNNNNNNNNNNNNNNNNNNNNNNNNNNNNNNNNNNNNNNNNNNNNNNNNNNNNNNNNNNNNNNNNNNNNNNNNNNNNNNNNNNNNNNNNNNNNNNNNNNNNNNNNNNNNNNNNNNNNNNNNNNNNNNNNNNNNNNNNNNNNNNNNNNNNNNNNNNNNNNNNNNNNNNNNNNNNNNNNNNNNNNNNNNNNNNNNNNNNNNNNNNNNNNNNNNNNNNNNNNNNNNNNNNNNNNNNNNNNNNNNNNNNNNNNNNNNNNNNNNNNNNNNNNNNNNNNNNNNNNNNNNNNNNNNNNNNNNNNNNNNNNNNNNNNNNNNNNNNNNNNNNNNNNNNNNNNNNNNNNNNNNNNNNNNNNNNNNNNNNNNNNNNNNNNNNNNNNNNNNNNNNNNNNNNNNNNNNNNNNNNNNNNNNNNNNNNNNNNNNNNNNNNNNNNNNNNNNNNNNNNNNNNNNNNNNNNNNNNNNNNNNNNNNNNNNNNNNNNNNNNNNNNNNNNNNNNNNNNNNNNNNNNNNNNNNNNNNNNNNNNNNNNNNNNNNNNNNNNNNNNNNNNNNNNNNNNNNNNNNNNNNNNNNNNNNNNNNNNNNNNNNNNNNNNNNNNNNNNNNNNNNNNNNNNNNNNNNNNNNNNNNNNNNNNNNNNNNNNNNNNNNNNNNNNNNNNNNNNNNNNNNNNNNNNNNNNNNNNNNNNNNNNNNNNNNNTggccggcgggggcgggggcggcctgGCCGGGGGCGGGCTGGACGGCGGGGGCAGGGGCGGCTTGAAGCTCGGCTGCTCCGCTGCCCCGATGCGGTGCGGGAACTGGGAGACAAGCGAGCACCGCTCGTTTTCGGGGTCCTGGGCTGGACTGCGGGGTGGCATTTTGACTGTAAATACGTGATACAATAGGGGTACATTTATACTTCGAAACGTTTTCTTTGGTGGGACTTGCCAGAATCTTGAGATTGTGGGAGAAATCAGGTATTTTGGGATTTTGGAATTGCACTAGGATTCTGGAGAATCCGGTTGAGATTTTGGAAGTTCAATCAAGTTCTTTTCGCTCAGGATTTTCGGGACCAAGATTCTCCATAATCTggccaaaagaactgggcctaGATCTCATGCGGTAGCTGTTCTGCATCCATTTTAGGCACTAGCAGATCTTCTTTCTTTGTAAAGAATCCTCATTAGAACACATGAACTCCTCTGTaccatgtttttaggtctagaaatttttcttctCTGAAcatccatttgatccaaaataatagatgCAGTTTGAGAAacttgtttatgcaacacttaggcaaaaatctGCACTTGTTAGATCTATCTAGCCATGGCGACTCTTATCACCGGCTTTAAAGAGGCAATGCTCAATTGATAACCTTGACCACCCATGGCGGGTTAAACAGTCTTGACGGCTTATAGAgcctatggcggcttaaataatcttgacataattatccttataccattaggccccttcataagccgccatcttgaatatgcatTGTAATGTTTTTTCCTGTcccgcttaaatttgaaccggtacTTTTTACTCCATCTTAGGCTTTCATCACAATGGCACCGAAAGCACCCACTTcctgcaactgggtcaaatccattGTCACAGACAACACTCTTGACgactttgtgaagaccggctatctaccgaagaaggaaatcatgtcttatcgtgctcctaacccggagGAGGAATTTCCTCAGCCCAAAacgggagaggttgttgttttcacggatcacatgaaccggggtttcTCTCCACCTGGCTCAAATTCTTCAGAGATGTGTTGCACTTCTTTGATTttcacccacaagacatcagatccaattccgtgtctaacatctgcaacttccaagtattcagtgaagtatatcttggagaagaacccaacatTTTACTCTTCAGAGAGCTattctacttgaaccgccagaatgagtgcgcCAGCGGCCAGAGCttagaacttggtggtgtctcgatccaGCATTGTAGGGACGTAATCTTTCCTTATGCCAACccgccgagtcatcccaaagactggaatcagacatggtcttattgccaagacacctctccgacTGGTGAAAATCCTCTGCCCGGTTTTCGTGCTCTTCGTCTTGGGCCCAACCACCAGCTTCCTGACAAGATTACAGTCGCCGAACGCAAAACACTCGCCCCCACCTTAGCCAAGATCAAAGCTCTTCTGGGGAATGGTTTAACTGGCATCGACTTAGTCCGGGTTTGGCTTGCCTGGTGGGTCATTCCATTGAGCCGCCGCTCCGGCTTGATGTGCACCTATACGGGCTAAAAGGATGACCCTCTACGGCACAACCCTGATGACTTGCCTGAAGATGTCATCGACGATATGACAAAGTCCCTTTTGAACGAGAGCCTGGCAGATTGTGGTAAGGTGGGCTTAGCCCCCTTCtgcaaagctaacccggctccaaaggtaaGCCTCCCATATGAAATAATTACTTTGATTTTTCGATGTTTCACCCATACTCATACCTATGCTAACTCTCACAGGCGGGTGAtaaattctggaaggtcaaatatgactatGAGGCTGCGAAGAAAGCCAGGAAGGAGAAAAGCCGCCAGGAAAGAGgctgcaaaaaagaagggcaaggaaGCCACCGCCTCTGACCTGCTTCGGCTAGCAGGTTCTTCTGAGTCGGAgggagcccttgactctcttggctccttttttaaccatcttattgacactgattatcagtgGGAGGACACAGGAGCAAGCCATAGCAAGGCTGaataggtaactatcatttcctccgactccgagcctttgccaagacaaaaaatccgcagagtaacccggaaagtaaggttttcacatcccttagcttatcaagatcctcaatttcttttgaagtgaCAGATTcacgagagccggaggcagacccggaccagcaaggatgcgaAGCTCTCCTCCGGCTTGCGAACACCCCAAGGAAGCGCCGGAACGAGGTCACTTCTGATTTAAATatc
This window encodes:
- the LOC119294248 gene encoding pollen allergen Phl p 1-like, producing MASSSSSVLLVAAVVAAVVCGAHGIPKVPPGPNITASPASYGNKWLDAKTTWYGKPTGAGPKDNGGACGYKEVDKAPFHGMTSCGNIPIFKDGRGCGSCFELKCTKPEACSGEPTMVTITDKNEEPVAPYHFDLSGHAFGSMAKKGEEQKLRDAGEVEIKFRRVKCKYPPGTKVNFHVEKSSNENYLALVIKFLQRDGDVVGVDIKQKGEDKWTELNESWGAVWRIDTPHKLIGPFSVRYTTEGGTKTVVEDVIPKGWKADTSYEAKGGY